A stretch of the Microtus ochrogaster isolate Prairie Vole_2 linkage group LG2, MicOch1.0, whole genome shotgun sequence genome encodes the following:
- the Amer3 gene encoding APC membrane recruitment protein 3 produces the protein MFERFLRWTAERRGHDGHSLHSAALSEDSRGLGAERGDWFSGKNTGNMELRRGKTFIKSSVQISHEKLIDPEASAPAKEDTGPWSLSLGGQQRSHSEKSSQTSPCIQGYGQCPDKEIPSDPEGGPTPVCETTFKLVRKSKTHDSVPGAAKAAAATGQMVGSVSFPETPGGQRMIDYRHFVPQMPFVPAVAKSIPRKRISLKRPKKCFRNLFHIRRSKTENLASLSSKGKSLSSPEVPLGVGAEQGKLFLSMGEGLGLDSLCQDLSDSEFLPDTPFDLCSTLCEDVASLKSFDSLTGCGEIFADGSSVPSVEMKEGPESPAHSPQALDSKTPRGPSQDSMEQLASPAQNEASDFTKFWDNVNRSVKQQQRALLSPWLVSPQGTDADPPRLDTCGLAELPLLPCRGPPSGSKASSIDTGTPKSEQPESVSTSDEGYYDSFSPGLEEEKKEAASPGTPAATFPRDSYSGDALYELFYDPSEAPAGPILDDDLCVSESLSGPALGTPLSMCSFHVGAEENLAPAPGPDLLSQGFLQSTWKGKECLLKLCDTELAITMGIVNWLRRTPPAPAPAPAPAPATAPALVLREPVAPPDPHGVLRAPTESLEGRESQALDMGKAMTSLAPSRQAPWAHPGTKDLLVREHEVQREPAKSITVLSKDDSLEEGTQDLSEGQSSSVAAMATGVSGKSKAPNPVIRASSQKELGTPGNLRCAQDPVRPGHGRSALDPGPMLVGCVAHVAALQIYPDSHSPRKDRGCGLFWNPQTWGPNTVQKKPTSGLPDGAAVGGFSSTSSPQDQRCHDLFLDLSQLKLEPSRLGTQACASVDSQPQQLSPRAPEQVPHRDSVGS, from the coding sequence TGGCAAGAACACTGGCAACATGGAGCTGAGGAGGGGAAAGACCTTCATCAAATCTAGCGTGCAGATTTCCCACGAGAAACTCATAGACCCAGAAGCCTCTGCACCAGCCAAGGAGGACACAGGCCCTTGGTCACTCTCACTGGGAGGGCAACAGAGATCccacagtgagaagagctccCAGACTTCTCCCTGCATTCAAGGGTATGGCCAGTGCCCTGACAAAGAGATACCATCTGATCCTGAAGGGGGTCCCACACCCGTCTGCGAAACCACCTTCAAGTTGGTGCGCAAGAGCAAGACTCACGACAGTGTACCAGGGGCCGCGAAGGCAGCCGCCGCCACAGGACAGATGGTGGGGAGCGTGAGCTTCCCAGAGACCCCTGGGGGTCAGCGTATGATTGACTACCGCCACTTTGTGCCCCAGATGCCCTTCGTGCCGGCTGTGGCTAAGAGCATCCCAAGGAAAAGGATTTCCCTGAAGAGGCCCAAGAAGTGCTTTCGAAACCTATTTCACATCCGCAGAAGCAAGACTGAGAACTTGGCCTCACTATCATCCAAGGGGAAGAGCTTGTCATCCCCTGAGGTCCCACTGGGTGTTGGGGCAGAGCAAGGCAAATTGTTCCTCTCCAtgggtgaggggctggggctggacaGCCTATGCCAGGATCTGTCTGACAGTGAGTTTCTGCCGGACACACCCTTTGACCTCTGCAGCACCCTGTGTGAGGACGTGGCCTCACTCAAAAGCTTCGATTCGCTGACAGGTTGTGGGGAGATCTTTGCAGACGGAAGCTCTGTGCCGTCTGTGGAGATGAAAGAAGGTccggagagcccagcccactcaCCCCAGGCTCTGGATAGCAAGACTCCCCGGGGTCCCTCGCAGGATAGCATGGAACAGCTGGCATCTCCTGCCCAGAACGAAGCATCAGACTTCACCAAGTTCTGGGATAACGTGAATCGCTCCGTGAAGCAGCAGCAGCGTGCCCTGCTGAGCCCATGGCTGGTGAGTCCCCAGGGGACAGACGCAGACCCGCCCAGGTTAGATACCTGTGGGTTAGCTGAACTGCCCTTGCTGCCTTGCAGGGGTCCTCCCAGTGGCTCCAAAGCCAGCTCCATAGACACAGGTACCCCCAAAAGTGAACAGCCAGAATCTGTGTCCACAAGTGACGAAGGCTACTATGACTCCTTCTCACCTGGCctagaggaggagaaaaaggaagctgCCAGCCCAGGGACACCTGCGGCCACTTTCCCCAGGGACAGCTACAGTGGGGATGCCCTCTATGAACTCTTCTATGACCCCAGCGAGGCCCCTGCTGGCCCCATCCTAGATGATgacctgtgtgtgtctgagagtctTTCAGGACCTGCCCTGGGGACTCCGCTGTCAATGTGTAGCTTCCACGTGGGAGCTGAGGAGAACCTGGCCCCAGCGCCAGGCCCTGACTTACTCAGTCAGGGATTCCTGCAGAGTACCTGGAAGGGCAAGGAATGTCTGCTGAAGCTCTGTGACACAGAACTTGCCATCACCATGGGCATTGTCAACTGGCTGCGCCGGACCCCACCCGCCCCTGCCCctgctcctgcccctgcccctgccactGCCCCTGCTCTTGTCCTTAGGGAGCCTGTTGCTCCACCTGACCCCCATGGAGTCCTCAGGGCACCAACAGAGAGTCTAGAAGGCAGGGAAAGCCAGGCCTTAGATATGGGCAAGGCCATGACATCCTTGGCACCCAGCAGACAGGCACCCTGGGCACACCCAGGAACCAAAGACTTGCTTGTAAGAGAGCATGAGGTCCAAAGGGAGCCTGCAAAGTCTATTACTGTCCTGTCTAAGGATGACTCTCTAGAGGAAGGAACACAAGACCTTTCTGAAGGCCAATCATCCTCTGTAGCTGCCATGGCAACAGGCGTTTCTGGGAAAAGCAAAGCTCCAAACCCTGTCATCCGTGCTAGCTCTCAGAAGGAACTTGGGACACCTGGGAACCTGAGGTGTGCTCAAGACCCCGTAAGACCAGGGCATGGGAGAAGTGCTCTTGACCCAGGGCCCATGCTTGTAGGTTGCGTGGCCCATGTGGCAGCCTTGCAAATTTATCCAGACAGCCATTCTCCCAGAAAGGATAGGGGTTGTGGGCTCTTCTGGAATCCTCAGACTTGGGGTCCCAACACTGTGCAGAAGAAACCCACAAGCGGCCTTCCTGATGGAGCAGCTGTCGGTGGCTTCTCTTCCACATCCAGCCCACAAGACCAGAGATGTCATGATCTTTTCCTGGACCTGAGTCAGCTCAAGTTGGAACCCTCCAGGCTAGGAACCCAGGCCTGTGCCTCTGTAGACAGCCAGCCCCAACAACTCAGTCCCAGGGCTCCAGAGCAGGTACCGCATAGGGATTCAGTGGGATCCTGA